A single window of Chitinivorax tropicus DNA harbors:
- the xth gene encoding exodeoxyribonuclease III, which translates to MQLATWNVNSLKVRLPQVLTWLAENPVDALCLQETKLEDVNFPQHEIEEAGYRVAFAGQKTYNGVAILSKHEIHDIQVNLPNLDDPQKRLIAATINDVRVVCAYFPNGQSLDSDKYQYKLRWLEALQSWIKAQLATYHSLALLGDYNIAPEDRDVHDPKAWAGQVLVSPPERAAFEQLLGMGMKDAFRAFEQPDKAFTWWDYRMNGFKRNLGLRIDHILLSNSLAERCLQCVIDVAPRRNERPSDHTPVIVTLSDSAR; encoded by the coding sequence ATGCAATTGGCCACCTGGAATGTAAACTCGCTCAAAGTTCGGCTGCCACAGGTTCTGACTTGGCTCGCAGAGAACCCAGTTGATGCACTGTGCCTGCAGGAAACCAAGCTGGAAGATGTCAACTTTCCGCAACATGAAATTGAGGAAGCGGGCTACCGCGTGGCCTTTGCTGGACAGAAGACCTATAACGGTGTCGCCATTCTTTCAAAGCACGAAATACACGACATACAGGTCAACCTGCCCAATCTGGATGATCCACAGAAACGGCTGATTGCCGCCACGATCAACGATGTCAGGGTCGTGTGCGCCTACTTTCCGAACGGCCAGAGCCTGGATTCAGATAAATATCAATACAAGTTACGCTGGCTTGAGGCACTTCAAAGCTGGATCAAAGCACAGCTCGCCACCTATCATTCCTTAGCGCTACTGGGCGATTACAATATTGCACCAGAAGACCGTGACGTCCATGACCCCAAGGCGTGGGCGGGGCAGGTCCTGGTCAGCCCGCCTGAGCGAGCCGCATTCGAGCAACTATTGGGGATGGGGATGAAAGATGCCTTCCGGGCATTTGAACAACCCGACAAAGCTTTTACGTGGTGGGATTACCGGATGAATGGCTTCAAACGCAATCTGGGCCTTCGTATCGACCATATCCTGCTTTCCAATTCGCTGGCCGAACGGTGTCTTCAATGTGTGATCGATGTCGCCCCTCGTCGAAACGAGCGGCCATCGGATCACACTCCGGTCATCGTGACATTGAGCGACTCCGCCCGCTGA
- a CDS encoding glutaredoxin family protein produces MFRHSLIALMLLSLAGGVVAGQVYTWTDPATGKTVFSDQPPPPHIKGQQKDFKGSTIQTSVQGYAMQEAIRKNPVTLFSSDCGDVCTNARQLLIKRGIPYTLKNPGTQQAYMDELKKLSGSDQVPVLIVGSKATNGFEASSWHSALDAAGYPKAESPAMANKPKETVATPPSKTGDGNP; encoded by the coding sequence ATGTTCAGACATTCTTTGATCGCATTGATGCTTTTATCGCTCGCTGGTGGCGTGGTGGCCGGCCAGGTTTATACATGGACTGATCCGGCAACGGGCAAGACAGTCTTTTCCGACCAGCCACCGCCGCCTCACATCAAAGGACAGCAAAAGGATTTCAAAGGCAGCACCATCCAGACCTCGGTGCAAGGCTATGCCATGCAAGAGGCAATTCGCAAGAATCCTGTCACCTTATTCAGTAGTGATTGTGGTGACGTCTGTACCAATGCCAGACAGCTGCTGATAAAACGAGGCATCCCCTACACATTGAAAAACCCCGGCACCCAGCAAGCATATATGGATGAGCTGAAAAAACTGTCCGGTTCGGATCAGGTCCCGGTCCTGATTGTTGGCAGCAAAGCCACCAACGGCTTTGAAGCAAGCTCATGGCATAGTGCTTTGGATGCTGCGGGCTACCCCAAGGCGGAAAGCCCCGCAATGGCAAACAAACCCAAGGAAACCGTTGCCACGCCACCCAGTAAAACCGGTGATGGCAACCCATAA